AAATTTAAAATAATATATATTATAGATAAAAAATAATATGATACAATAAAAATGTTAAAAAATAGAATATAATTTTATTAACATAATAAATATTATGAAATTATTAAAAATATTACAATATCCTAATAAAAATTTAAGAAAAAATTCAAAACCAGTAAAAGAAGTGAATAAATATATACAAAATATAGTAGATCAAATGTTTTATACTATGATTTCAGAAAATGGTATAGGTTTATCTGGAATACAAGTAAACATACCATTACAAATAATTACTATATTAGATACTAAAAAATTTAATAAAAAAATTACTATAATAAATCCAAAAATAATAAAGAAAAAAAAAAAAATATTAAAAATAGAGGGATGCCTATCATTTCCAAATCAACAAGCTATTGTGCCTAGATATAAATATTTAGAAATAGAAGCTCTAAATTATTTTGGAAAAAATATAAAAATATATGCTAAATCTTTATTATCAATATGTATACAACATGAAATAGATCATTTAT
This region of Buchnera aphidicola (Chaitoregma tattakana) genomic DNA includes:
- the def gene encoding peptide deformylase is translated as MKLLKILQYPNKNLRKNSKPVKEVNKYIQNIVDQMFYTMISENGIGLSGIQVNIPLQIITILDTKKFNKKITIINPKIIKKKKKILKIEGCLSFPNQQAIVPRYKYLEIEALNYFGKNIKIYAKSLLSICIQHEIDHLSGKLFIDHLSTLKKNIIKKKIEKINKKICKQKLINN